Proteins co-encoded in one Haloarcula pelagica genomic window:
- a CDS encoding DUF1641 domain-containing protein translates to MSEPQNPGPSELEAAIERNPEAVAEFVQRLDAVNELLDVLSLGESALDDEMVRELSATGSTLAESADGLATDETVALAETVGENGDDLREALDTLLALQQSGTLDDLAELAEVGSLATAALDDDMVTSLAGTGAAVGEVAQTTADDDTRDGIQTLLESVGEAEQSSPQQVGAVGLLRGLRDPDVQYGLGYLLALAGALGRAQSTEKSH, encoded by the coding sequence ATGTCTGAACCGCAGAACCCCGGGCCGTCCGAGTTGGAGGCGGCGATTGAACGGAACCCCGAGGCGGTCGCCGAGTTCGTCCAGCGCCTCGACGCCGTCAACGAGCTGCTGGACGTGCTCTCGCTCGGCGAGAGCGCGCTCGACGACGAGATGGTCCGCGAGCTCTCGGCCACGGGATCGACACTGGCAGAGTCCGCCGACGGGCTGGCTACCGACGAGACCGTGGCGCTGGCCGAGACGGTCGGCGAGAACGGCGACGACCTGCGGGAGGCCCTTGACACGTTGCTCGCGCTCCAGCAAAGCGGGACGCTCGACGACCTAGCCGAACTCGCGGAGGTAGGGTCGTTGGCGACCGCGGCGCTCGACGACGATATGGTCACGTCACTGGCCGGTACCGGTGCTGCGGTCGGTGAGGTCGCGCAGACGACCGCTGACGACGATACTCGTGATGGCATCCAAACGCTGCTGGAGAGCGTCGGTGAGGCGGAGCAAAGCTCCCCCCAACAGGTCGGAGCTGTTGGTCTGCTTCGCGGATTGCGTGATCCGGATGTCCAGTACGGGTTGGGCTACCTGCTGGCGCTCGCAGGCGCGCTCGGCCGTGCGCAATCCACCGAGAAGTCACACTAA
- a CDS encoding DsrE/DsrF/DrsH-like family protein, with protein MSTDTPDAPADDAPSRAELAARVDELEDALAEATSDDDGKKMSIIATKGTLDMAYPPLILASTAAAFGYEVTVFHTFWGLDILHEERSKNLKLSSVGNPNMPVPNAVAALPGMDRVTTKMMEKKIADNDTATIEELIETSLDMGVEFQACQMTIDLMDYDEADFYDGVTTGVGAATALQDMADADIQLLV; from the coding sequence ATGAGTACGGACACTCCCGACGCGCCGGCCGACGACGCCCCCTCGCGTGCGGAACTGGCCGCACGCGTGGACGAACTGGAGGATGCCCTTGCCGAAGCCACCAGTGACGACGACGGCAAGAAGATGAGCATCATCGCGACGAAGGGGACCCTCGACATGGCGTACCCGCCGCTCATCCTCGCCAGCACCGCGGCCGCCTTCGGCTACGAGGTGACCGTCTTCCACACGTTCTGGGGGCTGGACATCCTCCACGAGGAGCGATCGAAGAACCTGAAACTCAGCTCCGTCGGCAACCCCAACATGCCCGTACCGAACGCCGTCGCCGCGCTCCCGGGCATGGACCGCGTCACGACGAAGATGATGGAGAAGAAGATCGCGGACAACGACACCGCGACCATCGAGGAGCTCATCGAGACGAGCCTCGACATGGGCGTCGAGTTCCAGGCCTGCCAGATGACCATCGACCTGATGGACTACGACGAGGCGGACTTCTACGACGGCGTCACCACCGGCGTCGGCGCGGCGACCGCCCTCCAGGACATGGCCGACGCCGACATCCAGCTTCTGGTCTAA
- a CDS encoding aminotransferase class V-fold PLP-dependent enzyme encodes MTPRELRADTPALHEDVYLNFGAHGPSPRYVVEAADEFVRSHEYETNTRNDPYEVAFDAYDRVRERVATFVGADDDEIALTESTTAGINAVATAIDWEPGDTVVRTALEHPAGTLPWQRLEQEGVEVRVVETENGRVDLDAFAEAVADARLACFSAVTWTHGTQLPVADLVDIAHEAGAFTLVDAVQVPGQLPLDVGEWGADAVAAAGHKWLLGLWGGGFLYVNRTAADSLAPTTVGYRSVETPTEDPYKFAAGARRFEVGSANPAPHVALAEAIEAIDEVGVDRIAARIQELAGQLADGVPDDRRLSPADPESGLVTIDVDDSEATVDRLASEGIVVRAVPTPDAVRASVHAVNTHAEVERLLDALESEWA; translated from the coding sequence ATGACTCCTAGAGAACTTCGCGCCGACACGCCCGCCTTACACGAGGACGTCTACCTGAATTTCGGCGCTCACGGGCCGAGCCCACGGTACGTTGTCGAGGCTGCTGACGAGTTCGTGCGGTCACACGAGTACGAGACGAACACGCGAAACGACCCCTACGAGGTGGCGTTCGACGCCTACGACCGCGTGCGGGAGCGCGTCGCCACCTTCGTCGGTGCGGACGACGACGAGATTGCGCTTACGGAGAGCACGACTGCGGGCATCAACGCTGTCGCGACCGCCATCGACTGGGAGCCCGGCGACACCGTCGTTCGAACCGCCCTCGAACATCCGGCTGGGACGCTCCCGTGGCAGCGCCTAGAACAGGAGGGCGTCGAGGTTCGCGTCGTCGAGACGGAGAACGGTCGCGTCGACCTCGACGCCTTCGCCGAGGCTGTCGCCGACGCGCGCCTGGCCTGTTTCAGCGCGGTGACGTGGACGCACGGCACCCAGCTGCCCGTCGCCGACCTCGTCGACATCGCTCACGAGGCTGGCGCGTTCACGCTCGTCGACGCTGTCCAGGTTCCGGGACAGCTTCCCCTCGATGTCGGCGAATGGGGGGCGGATGCGGTCGCGGCGGCCGGACACAAGTGGTTACTGGGGCTGTGGGGCGGCGGCTTCCTCTACGTCAACCGGACAGCTGCTGACTCCCTCGCGCCCACTACAGTTGGCTACCGAAGCGTCGAAACGCCGACTGAAGATCCCTACAAGTTCGCAGCCGGCGCCCGCCGATTTGAGGTCGGCTCGGCGAACCCGGCTCCGCACGTCGCCCTGGCGGAAGCCATCGAGGCGATCGATGAGGTCGGAGTCGACCGTATCGCTGCCCGAATCCAGGAATTGGCTGGCCAGCTGGCTGATGGGGTTCCAGACGACCGGCGTCTCAGCCCCGCAGACCCGGAGTCGGGACTCGTGACAATCGACGTGGACGACTCCGAAGCGACGGTCGACCGACTCGCCTCGGAAGGAATCGTCGTTCGTGCCGTGCCGACACCGGACGCTGTCCGCGCGTCGGTCCACGCGGTCAACACTCACGCTGAGGTCGAGCGGCTGCTGGACGCACTCGAATCGGAGTGGGCCTGA
- a CDS encoding NAD(P)/FAD-dependent oxidoreductase: protein MTEHVVIVGGGTGGTVLANDLADRLEPELDAGDVRVTLVNDDPDHVYKPVWLYVPFGQREPDDGRRPLDDLVDDAIDLRIDRVSDIGPEAQRLQFHGSAPPVSYDYLVLATGSTLEPDQIPGLTEGGHNYYSESGATDLRDELLEFTEGDLVLSVIGTPHMCPAAPLEFVFMADDWLRERGLREDVDITYTYPIQRVHGNPHIAEWARHIMAERDINVETFFNAESVDPDAETITSMEGSELDYDLLVTIPPHGGIDLIEEAGLGDDGWVDVDKHTLEAEAADNVYALGDTADTGVPNAGSVAHYQAGVVAQRLASEIRGRPATATYDGKTLCFIETGMDAASFVEFDYENPPSPAPPSEKLHWSKLAYNESYWLTARGLL, encoded by the coding sequence ATGACCGAGCACGTCGTTATCGTTGGTGGCGGGACCGGCGGCACCGTCCTCGCGAACGACCTCGCCGACCGACTCGAACCCGAACTCGACGCCGGCGACGTCCGAGTCACGCTCGTCAACGACGACCCCGACCACGTCTATAAGCCGGTCTGGCTGTACGTGCCGTTCGGCCAGCGCGAACCCGACGACGGCCGTCGCCCGCTCGACGACCTCGTCGACGACGCAATCGATCTCCGGATCGATCGCGTGTCGGACATCGGCCCCGAGGCCCAGCGGCTCCAGTTCCACGGGAGTGCCCCACCAGTCAGCTACGACTACCTGGTCCTGGCGACCGGGTCGACGCTGGAACCCGACCAGATTCCGGGCCTCACGGAGGGCGGTCACAACTACTACAGCGAGTCGGGCGCGACCGACTTGCGCGATGAACTGTTGGAGTTCACCGAGGGTGACCTCGTGTTGAGCGTCATCGGGACGCCCCACATGTGTCCGGCGGCACCCCTGGAGTTCGTCTTCATGGCCGACGACTGGCTCCGCGAGCGCGGCCTCCGGGAGGACGTCGATATCACGTACACGTATCCGATCCAACGCGTCCACGGCAACCCCCACATCGCCGAGTGGGCCCGCCACATCATGGCGGAACGGGACATCAACGTCGAGACGTTCTTCAACGCCGAGTCGGTCGACCCCGACGCGGAGACCATTACGTCGATGGAAGGGTCCGAACTCGACTACGACCTCCTCGTGACGATTCCACCCCACGGCGGCATCGACCTGATCGAGGAGGCTGGGCTCGGCGACGACGGCTGGGTCGACGTCGACAAGCACACGCTCGAAGCCGAAGCTGCCGACAACGTCTACGCGCTCGGCGACACCGCCGACACCGGCGTCCCGAACGCGGGCAGCGTCGCCCACTACCAGGCCGGCGTCGTCGCGCAGCGCCTCGCTAGCGAGATCCGTGGCCGCCCGGCAACGGCAACCTACGACGGGAAGACGCTGTGCTTCATCGAGACCGGGATGGACGCGGCGTCGTTCGTCGAGTTCGACTACGAGAATCCGCCGTCGCCGGCGCCGCCGTCGGAGAAACTCCACTGGTCGAAACTGGCGTACAACGAGTCCTACTGGCTGACTGCACGAGGACTGCTCTGA
- a CDS encoding YgaP family membrane protein, whose protein sequence is MKSNISATDSRIRIGIGLGLAAVGVASLGGLFGVGTVVGTVLALLGLVLAGTGLVRVCLLYRLLGVDTSGSG, encoded by the coding sequence ATGAAGAGCAATATTAGTGCGACAGACAGTCGAATCCGGATCGGTATCGGGCTGGGTTTGGCGGCTGTCGGAGTGGCCTCACTCGGAGGACTGTTTGGAGTTGGGACGGTGGTCGGCACAGTCCTGGCCCTGCTGGGTCTCGTTCTCGCCGGGACTGGCCTCGTTCGAGTCTGCCTCCTGTATCGCCTGCTGGGAGTGGATACGTCGGGGTCCGGCTAG
- a CDS encoding sulfurtransferase TusA family protein translates to MTDIEPDDTVDARGAACPGPLMDLIGKIRSAESGDVIRLLSDNDQSLTDVPEWAEEAGNELLAVEERDDHNEFYVEKA, encoded by the coding sequence ATGACTGATATCGAGCCTGACGATACCGTCGATGCCAGAGGCGCAGCATGCCCCGGCCCGTTGATGGACCTCATCGGAAAGATTCGGAGCGCCGAGTCGGGGGACGTGATCCGACTGCTGAGCGACAACGACCAGTCGCTCACCGACGTTCCTGAGTGGGCCGAGGAAGCCGGTAACGAGCTACTCGCGGTCGAGGAACGCGACGACCACAACGAGTTCTACGTGGAGAAAGCATGA
- a CDS encoding thioredoxin family protein, producing MATQTAETDRVVSLGDDDLETVVEDSSVALVEFYTEWCGTCKRMKPVLEALAEDTDATVLTIDIESNLETAIEFGAQSTPTFVLFVDGQPVKQLRGGQTEQTLRDLIAQYQD from the coding sequence ATGGCAACACAGACAGCGGAGACGGACCGCGTGGTTTCGCTCGGTGACGACGACCTCGAAACGGTCGTCGAAGACAGCAGCGTCGCGCTCGTGGAGTTCTACACTGAGTGGTGTGGCACCTGCAAACGAATGAAGCCAGTCCTCGAAGCACTCGCCGAAGACACTGACGCGACGGTGCTGACGATCGACATCGAGTCGAACCTCGAAACGGCGATCGAGTTCGGTGCCCAGAGCACGCCGACGTTCGTCCTGTTCGTTGACGGACAACCGGTGAAACAGCTTCGCGGCGGCCAGACCGAGCAGACACTCCGCGACCTGATCGCCCAGTATCAGGACTAA
- a CDS encoding FAD-dependent oxidoreductase: MSETFVVVGGDAAGMSAASKAKREDPELDVVVFEKGEWVSYAACGMPYYVKGEVEDLEDLVAVTPEEFREERDIDLRTGHEVVGIDPEAQTVTVEGDGETFDQPYDHLLVATGASAIEPPLDGLGLDGVFTIHDMDEADAIENYVTEHSPDSAAIVGGGYVGVEMAEALSARGVDVYLYEMLPHVLQPFGDAVAEVVEDHLREQGVELHLDTAVSGFEGADRVERVMLDDESHPADVAIVGVGVEPNTDLAADAGIGLGETGAVATDEYGRTNYENIYAAGDCAEARHVVTGEPDHVPLALTANRAGRAIGQTVVGDPEPVGGIAGTAIVKAFELGAARTGILDEERARDAGFDPVSVTISAPTRAHYYPDGAELTVTLVADRSSGRLLGGSVVGREGTKRIDTVATALTAGMTVTELRNADLAYAPPFSPVWDPILTAAKVLEGKLTGE, encoded by the coding sequence ATGAGCGAGACGTTCGTGGTCGTCGGCGGTGACGCCGCGGGGATGAGCGCCGCGAGCAAGGCCAAGCGCGAGGACCCAGAGCTGGACGTGGTCGTCTTCGAGAAGGGCGAGTGGGTGTCCTACGCAGCCTGCGGGATGCCCTACTACGTCAAGGGCGAGGTCGAGGACCTGGAGGATCTCGTCGCCGTGACGCCCGAGGAGTTCCGCGAGGAGCGCGATATCGACCTCCGGACCGGCCACGAGGTCGTCGGCATCGACCCCGAGGCCCAGACTGTGACCGTCGAGGGCGACGGCGAGACGTTCGACCAGCCCTACGACCACCTGCTCGTCGCGACGGGGGCGAGTGCCATCGAACCGCCGCTCGACGGGCTCGGCCTCGACGGCGTCTTCACGATCCACGACATGGACGAGGCCGACGCCATCGAGAACTACGTCACCGAACACTCGCCGGACTCCGCGGCCATCGTCGGCGGCGGCTACGTGGGCGTCGAGATGGCCGAGGCGCTGTCGGCGCGCGGCGTCGACGTCTACCTCTACGAGATGCTGCCACACGTCCTCCAACCGTTCGGTGACGCGGTCGCGGAGGTCGTCGAGGACCACCTCCGCGAGCAGGGAGTCGAGCTCCACCTCGACACCGCCGTCTCAGGGTTCGAGGGTGCCGACCGGGTCGAGCGCGTCATGCTCGACGACGAGTCCCATCCCGCTGACGTCGCCATCGTCGGCGTCGGTGTCGAACCGAATACGGATTTGGCGGCGGACGCCGGCATCGGGCTGGGCGAGACCGGAGCCGTCGCGACTGACGAGTACGGTCGGACGAACTACGAGAACATCTACGCTGCGGGCGACTGCGCGGAGGCACGCCACGTCGTGACCGGCGAGCCGGACCACGTACCCCTGGCGCTGACCGCCAACCGCGCCGGCCGCGCAATCGGCCAGACCGTCGTCGGCGACCCGGAGCCGGTCGGCGGAATCGCCGGAACGGCCATCGTCAAGGCGTTCGAGCTCGGCGCCGCCCGGACCGGCATCCTCGACGAGGAACGGGCACGGGACGCCGGCTTTGACCCCGTCTCAGTAACGATATCGGCACCGACGCGGGCTCACTACTACCCCGATGGGGCAGAGCTCACCGTCACGCTGGTGGCCGACCGGAGCTCCGGTCGGCTACTCGGCGGGAGCGTCGTCGGCCGGGAGGGTACGAAGCGCATCGACACGGTCGCGACGGCGCTCACGGCTGGTATGACCGTGACTGAACTCCGAAATGCCGATCTGGCGTACGCCCCGCCGTTCAGCCCCGTCTGGGACCCGATACTTACGGCGGCGAAAGTCCTCGAGGGGAAGTTAACGGGCGAATGA
- a CDS encoding HalOD1 output domain-containing protein: MNKLEDPIPQIVEAVAEAESVEPVTLDPPLAEVVDPDALGTLVEDSRASDLEVRFAYRGHDVVVDDSGRVQVD; encoded by the coding sequence ATGAACAAACTCGAGGATCCGATTCCCCAGATTGTCGAGGCCGTCGCGGAGGCAGAGAGCGTCGAGCCAGTCACACTCGATCCGCCGCTAGCCGAGGTCGTCGATCCGGATGCGCTCGGAACGTTGGTCGAGGATTCGAGGGCGTCTGACCTCGAGGTGCGATTCGCGTATCGTGGTCACGACGTCGTCGTCGACGACAGCGGTCGTGTACAGGTCGACTGA
- a CDS encoding M20 family metallopeptidase, which translates to MSAATPSEYVRAHREELVALALDLLAIETSNPPGDTREIVAKIEQFLDPLPVEVESFAVDPAKPNLLVRLPGGSDHTLLYNGHLDTVPFDADAWSHDPLGERVDEHVYGRGATDMKGAVASMLFAIQAFAATDTEPPVDLQFAFVSDEEVGGDAGLPALLDAGELDAEACVIGEPTCEEGRHSVTIADRGSIWLTLEASGEGAHGSRPILGVNAIDRLYDAVGTMRERFGTQRLEIDADVAPIVEESVEYYTPSMGGAAARELFWYPSINLGVLEGGDAINTVPQSAHAEVDVRLTAGVHTPDVLAEIRECVADCEGITIADVSWSVGTAEAPASPLVEAVASTAEGATGDRVFRRSATGGGDAKKLRNAGIPTVEFALGTDTVHAPDEYVPVDVLVDNAVVYAQLPTRWQSQLR; encoded by the coding sequence ATGAGCGCCGCTACGCCATCCGAGTACGTGCGAGCACACCGAGAGGAACTGGTCGCGCTCGCCCTCGACCTCCTCGCGATTGAGACGTCGAACCCGCCCGGCGACACGCGCGAAATCGTCGCCAAAATCGAACAATTCCTCGACCCGCTTCCGGTCGAAGTAGAGAGTTTTGCAGTCGATCCAGCGAAGCCGAATCTGCTCGTTCGACTACCGGGTGGCTCCGACCACACACTGCTGTATAATGGCCACCTCGATACGGTGCCCTTCGACGCAGATGCCTGGTCTCACGATCCACTCGGCGAGCGCGTCGATGAACATGTCTACGGCCGCGGTGCAACCGACATGAAGGGTGCCGTAGCGTCGATGCTGTTCGCAATACAGGCCTTCGCAGCCACCGACACTGAGCCACCTGTCGACCTTCAATTCGCGTTCGTGAGCGACGAGGAAGTGGGTGGTGACGCCGGCTTGCCAGCGCTACTCGACGCTGGTGAGCTCGACGCTGAGGCATGTGTGATTGGCGAGCCAACCTGCGAGGAAGGCCGCCACTCCGTCACAATCGCGGACCGGGGCAGCATCTGGCTGACGCTCGAAGCCAGCGGTGAGGGGGCCCACGGCTCCCGGCCGATACTCGGCGTCAATGCCATCGACCGGCTCTACGACGCCGTCGGGACGATGCGCGAACGGTTCGGCACCCAGCGACTCGAGATCGACGCTGACGTGGCGCCGATCGTCGAGGAGTCAGTGGAGTACTACACCCCATCGATGGGTGGGGCCGCCGCTCGAGAGCTGTTCTGGTACCCCTCGATCAATCTCGGCGTCCTCGAGGGCGGGGACGCGATAAACACCGTCCCGCAGTCTGCGCACGCCGAAGTTGACGTGCGACTGACCGCAGGTGTCCACACGCCCGATGTGCTCGCGGAGATCCGGGAGTGCGTCGCCGACTGCGAAGGTATCACAATCGCCGACGTCTCCTGGAGCGTCGGTACGGCCGAAGCACCCGCCAGCCCACTCGTCGAAGCCGTCGCGTCGACCGCGGAGGGGGCCACGGGTGATCGCGTTTTCCGGCGGAGCGCTACGGGTGGTGGTGATGCCAAGAAACTCCGGAATGCGGGCATCCCGACCGTCGAGTTCGCGCTCGGAACCGACACTGTCCACGCGCCGGATGAGTACGTTCCGGTCGACGTACTCGTCGACAACGCCGTCGTCTACGCTCAGCTACCAACACGGTGGCAGTCCCAGCTCCGGTAG
- a CDS encoding class I SAM-dependent methyltransferase, whose amino-acid sequence MERFQNTGQPDWDWWSKLWPTPGATLRELGVKSGESVAEVGCGSGYFALPAARIADPEPVYAIDLDGSLLDELDDLAEQKDIENVVPTHGDARNLTGVLPDSVSTLVVANTFHGVDDQLGLVEQAFQVLEPGGSLIIVNWHDRPRETTTVGTEPRGPPTKLRMTPRETEDAVLPAAAFTLDRQVELPPYHYALVFER is encoded by the coding sequence ATGGAGCGCTTCCAGAACACCGGCCAACCCGACTGGGACTGGTGGAGCAAACTTTGGCCGACACCCGGCGCGACGCTCCGGGAACTCGGCGTCAAATCCGGCGAGTCGGTCGCCGAAGTTGGCTGTGGAAGCGGCTACTTTGCCCTTCCAGCCGCCCGAATTGCCGACCCCGAGCCCGTTTACGCTATCGACCTGGATGGGTCACTGCTTGATGAACTCGATGATCTCGCCGAGCAGAAGGACATCGAGAACGTCGTTCCGACCCACGGTGACGCCCGGAACCTGACTGGCGTCCTCCCCGACTCAGTAAGCACCCTCGTCGTGGCAAACACGTTCCACGGCGTCGACGACCAGTTGGGGTTGGTCGAGCAGGCGTTTCAGGTGCTCGAACCTGGCGGGAGCCTGATCATCGTCAACTGGCACGACCGCCCACGTGAAACGACGACTGTCGGAACTGAACCTCGTGGACCTCCAACGAAACTTCGGATGACGCCGAGAGAAACTGAAGATGCCGTGCTTCCAGCTGCAGCGTTCACGCTCGACCGGCAGGTCGAGCTGCCGCCGTACCACTACGCGCTCGTATTCGAGCGGTAA
- a CDS encoding bacterio-opsin activator domain-containing protein — protein sequence MNGVLVASILLRLTGVGYSLVLLARSSDRRFGFLTVMLSLMATRQLLSARNSTTPVEELPGLAVSVLALLTVYYLSSYVVEERRVTERLRGFRKAIEHAGHAIFLTGPGGTIEYANPAVESVVGYGPEEVVGENPRLWQSGEHDEAFYTELWEQISSGDVWEGEIINRRKSGELCWVDTTVAPITDEGGTVERYVAVERDVTERKERQLRIEEQNDRLERLNNTNEVIRDINRELVGASNRREIERVLCDRFASSHLFDAAWVGTRRLVDGDVAVRTAAGVDPEEVEARLECSSTYRDVAGTVLEQRRPAFVEDGGAPVDDPAAASGVVVPLSYQDADYGALFVETGTDGAFEAIDRSVFAELGLAVGDAINAAENRRTLASDEVTRLEFRLDGTDDPLVSLSSALECTVELDRVGDGKEGDCAAYVSVRGCEPDAVSAHAGDAPGIERAEVLCDGDERCGVRLTLDDAVVTTLARYGAAVRSQRVTDGSGRLVADIARSNDVRSVVEAVQSSYPDLDLVAQREREPDAAAETKLRTAFEESLTDRQLEAAQTAYFAGFFEWPRDASGEEVAATMGINQSTFTQHLRAAERKLFAALFDRADDAVAEPAGL from the coding sequence TTGAACGGGGTCCTCGTCGCCTCCATCCTCCTCAGGCTGACCGGAGTCGGGTACTCGCTGGTGTTGCTCGCCCGGAGCAGCGACCGTCGGTTCGGGTTCCTGACGGTGATGCTGTCGCTGATGGCCACTCGTCAGTTGCTGTCCGCCCGGAACTCGACGACGCCGGTCGAGGAGCTTCCGGGACTTGCGGTCAGCGTCCTCGCGCTGTTGACCGTGTATTACCTGTCGAGCTACGTCGTCGAGGAGCGACGCGTTACCGAGCGCCTTCGAGGGTTCCGGAAGGCGATCGAGCACGCCGGTCACGCCATCTTCCTGACCGGCCCCGGCGGGACCATCGAATACGCGAACCCGGCGGTCGAGAGCGTCGTCGGTTACGGCCCCGAGGAGGTCGTCGGCGAGAACCCGCGCCTGTGGCAGTCCGGGGAGCACGACGAGGCCTTCTACACGGAACTGTGGGAGCAGATCTCCTCGGGCGACGTCTGGGAGGGCGAGATCATCAACCGTCGGAAGTCGGGGGAGCTGTGCTGGGTCGACACGACCGTCGCGCCGATCACCGACGAGGGAGGGACGGTCGAGCGGTACGTCGCGGTCGAGCGGGACGTGACCGAGCGCAAGGAGCGACAGCTCCGGATCGAGGAGCAAAACGACCGCCTCGAGCGGCTGAACAACACGAACGAGGTCATCCGGGACATCAACCGGGAGCTGGTGGGGGCGTCGAACCGGCGCGAAATCGAGCGTGTGCTCTGTGACCGGTTCGCGTCATCGCACCTGTTCGACGCCGCCTGGGTCGGCACCCGGAGACTCGTCGACGGGGACGTCGCGGTCCGGACCGCTGCCGGCGTCGACCCGGAGGAGGTCGAGGCACGCCTCGAATGCTCGTCGACCTACCGTGACGTCGCCGGTACGGTCCTCGAACAGCGGCGACCGGCATTCGTCGAAGACGGTGGGGCGCCCGTCGACGACCCCGCAGCGGCCTCGGGCGTCGTCGTCCCGTTATCGTATCAGGACGCCGACTACGGCGCGCTGTTCGTCGAGACCGGGACGGACGGCGCGTTCGAGGCCATCGATCGGTCGGTGTTCGCCGAGCTCGGGTTGGCTGTCGGGGACGCCATCAACGCGGCCGAGAACCGCCGGACGCTCGCGTCCGACGAGGTAACTCGCCTCGAGTTCCGGCTCGACGGGACGGACGACCCGCTGGTCTCGCTGTCGTCGGCGCTGGAGTGCACGGTCGAACTCGACCGGGTCGGGGACGGCAAGGAGGGCGACTGTGCCGCCTACGTCTCCGTGAGGGGCTGCGAACCGGACGCCGTCTCGGCCCACGCCGGCGACGCTCCGGGGATCGAACGGGCCGAAGTACTGTGCGACGGCGACGAGCGGTGCGGCGTCAGGCTGACTCTCGACGACGCCGTCGTGACGACGCTGGCCCGGTACGGCGCGGCCGTCCGATCACAAAGGGTTACCGATGGTAGCGGTCGTCTCGTCGCCGATATCGCCCGGTCCAACGACGTCCGGTCGGTCGTCGAGGCCGTCCAGTCGTCGTATCCGGACCTGGATCTGGTCGCCCAGCGCGAGCGCGAACCCGACGCGGCCGCCGAGACGAAACTCCGGACGGCCTTCGAGGAGTCGCTGACCGACCGCCAGCTTGAGGCCGCCCAGACGGCCTACTTCGCGGGCTTCTTCGAGTGGCCGCGTGACGCCAGCGGGGAGGAAGTCGCAGCGACGATGGGGATCAACCAGTCGACGTTCACTCAGCACCTCCGCGCCGCGGAGCGCAAGCTGTTCGCGGCGCTGTTCGACCGTGCGGACGACGCAGTCGCCGAACCAGCCGGGCTGTGA